ATTGGGGCACTCGGCCTGGTTAATTGGCACCTGGCAGTTTGTTAAACGCACGCCCTCTAAACAAAAAATCGCCTGGTTAGTCTTACCCATTTTGCTTATCTCCTGGCTGACCGCCACCGTAATACCCGACAGGGAGCTGCGTATTACCCTGATTGGCGTGTGGCTGATAGCGGTGCGCTGCCACTACGCCTGGGTGCTGTACAGGCACGCTCGTCAGGACAAAAATGAGTTTTTGGCTGCCAGGATCACCGTCGGCGTAGTGTTACTGGAAGTGTCTTTTTCCGTTCTCTATACCCTGCAAGGTGCGCTGGGCAATTTACCGCAGATAGGCGAGGCCTTTAACTGGGTTGCAGGCTATACCTGGGTGGCAGCGTTATTGGGGATCCTGGCTGGTACTCCCATTTTGTTGCTACTCAGTGCCGGACGCTTTGTGAAAGAGCTGGAGTTTGCCGCCAACCACGACCTGCTGACCGGGCTGCTTAATCGTCGCGGCCTGGCCCGGCAACTAAACGAGCTGCTGCCCCTGAGCAAGCGCAAGTGCGATTCGCTCACCGTGATGATGATTGACCTCGACCATTTTAAGCGAGTTAACGACTTATACGGCCACCACAATGGCGACCGTGCGATTGTCTGTCTTGCCGAAGTGCTACAAAAGCACTTTCGCAGCGCCGATCTGCAGGCGCGCTGGGGTGGCGAAGAGTTTTGTCTGGTGCTGTTCGATATGCAGCCCGACATGGCGGTGGCAAGTGCAAACAAACTACAAGCCACCTTTGCAACGCAAAGCCTGCAACTAGGGTTACAGGACACGCCGTTAACCATCAGTATTGGCATTGCCTGTACCCGGGAGATCAGCCAGCAGGGGTTCGAAAGCACCCAGAACCAGGCCGACAATGCCTTGTACGATGCCAAACATGCCGGGCGCAACTGCGTAAAAGTGGCCAGCATGGCGCTCAGCCTGCTCGAAGAAAATCCCTGAGCTTTAAACGCTTAACTGATGCGCCAAACTCTGCAACATTGGCGTGGTTGG
The DNA window shown above is from Pseudoalteromonas viridis and carries:
- a CDS encoding GGDEF domain-containing protein, with the translated sequence MQVHDLTLMLSLWIASLAGATVLFVISKMTQTIVGTRLWSLAMLLLSFAYLAQLTMQNLDVQWRVLTFNSFLILGHSAWLIGTWQFVKRTPSKQKIAWLVLPILLISWLTATVIPDRELRITLIGVWLIAVRCHYAWVLYRHARQDKNEFLAARITVGVVLLEVSFSVLYTLQGALGNLPQIGEAFNWVAGYTWVAALLGILAGTPILLLLSAGRFVKELEFAANHDLLTGLLNRRGLARQLNELLPLSKRKCDSLTVMMIDLDHFKRVNDLYGHHNGDRAIVCLAEVLQKHFRSADLQARWGGEEFCLVLFDMQPDMAVASANKLQATFATQSLQLGLQDTPLTISIGIACTREISQQGFESTQNQADNALYDAKHAGRNCVKVASMALSLLEENP